TTCAGTTCCGGATGCTGAATCTTTCTAAAGGCCCGGCGATGCACAGTCCGCGTGCGCAGGCCGACAAAAAAGCCTATCAGTTCAGCATGAAATGGAAAGTAGAACAGCAGGACCATCTGGCACTCAGGCAAGAGATTGTAAAAAGCCTGATGGTCGAACAGGGACGAATCACCGGAGTCCAGGTTCACGGCGAGGCTCTTTATCGTGCGAAGGCAGTCATCCTGACCACGGGCACTTTTCTGCAGGCGATCATGCATACGGGAGAGGCCAAGACCAAAGGGGGACGCGCCGGCGAAGGGACCACTGGAACATTGTCTGATAGCCTGGCCGAACTGGGATTTGAACTGCAGCGTTTTAAGACAGGAACGCCGGCACGGCTCAACGGCCGCACGATCGATTTTTCGGTTCTGGAAGAACAGCCCGGCGATGAAAATCCGCAGCCTTTTTCTTATATGACAGAGAAGATCAATCAGCCGCAGATGTCCTGTTTTTTGACAGAGACCAACGAGCACGTGCACCGGTTGATCAATGAAAATCTTCACCGCGCACCGATGTATTCCGGCCAGATCAATTCGACGGGCCCTCGGTATTGTCCTTCGATTGAAGACAAAGTCGTTCGCTTCTCAGAACGCAATTCGCATCAGATATTTCTGGAACCGGAAGGCCGTTATACCAACGAGTATTACTGCAATGGAATCTCCACCAGTCTGCCCCGTGATGTGCAGGATGAGATGATTCATTCCATTCGCGGACTGGAGAAAACGGAAATCATGCGCTACGGCTATGCCGTCGAATATGATTTTGCGACCCCCACTCAATTGAAGCCGACGTTAGAAACCAAGACTGTCGAAGGCTTGTACTTTGCCGGCCAGTTAAATGGGACTACAGGCTACGAAGAAGCCGCCGGCCAGGGACTGTTGGCCGGGCTGAATGCTGCTTTGAAGATTGCCGGTAAAGAAGATCTGGTTCTGGATCGTAATGAAGCCTACCTGGGCGTTCTGATTGATGATCTGGTGACCAAAGGCGTGGATGAGCCTTACCGCATGTTTACATCGCGGGCCGAATTTCGATTATTACTTCGGCAGGATAATGCAGATCGTCGAATGACGCCCATCGGTCGCCGCGTCGGTTCCGTGGGAGAGGAGCGATGGCAGAAGTATCAGGCGTATGAGGCAGAAATTGCTCAGATCATTGAGTTCATTCGCAGTACGCGTTATCAGGGAAATTCACTGGAAGAATGGCTCCGCCGTCAGGATATTGGTTGGAACGAGATTTGTGAATTCGCACCTGCTTTGAAAGCGCTTTCCCTCTCGGATCGGGCAATCCAGCAAACGCTGATTGAAGTGCAGTATGCGGGGTATATCCGCCGCCAGACAGCCGAGATCGAAAAGCAGAAAAATGTGGAAACACTGCACATACCTGACCATATCGATTATCAACTGGTACCGAACTTGCGCAATGAAGCCAAGGAAAAACTGAGTCGCGTCAAGCCACGGAATATCGGTCAGGCGGGTAGAATCAGCGGTTTGACCCCGGCTGATTTAACGGTGCTCGTGCTTTATTTAAACAGCGCCAGCCGAATAGCCACGTAATTCTTGCGTTTCTGGCACTCTCATTTTTCTTAACTCGCTGTGGTAAAAGTAGTTTTCGCCTGCGCGGATTGTTCCTGAGTCGCTGAAACCAGTGGTTTGAGGTGGAAATCAGTGAAGGTTGGATGATTGTAAGTGTATAATTCGTACATGTTTGTTTCAATAATTTGGTCAACGTGGCGAATGCGTGTTGACCATATCGTCAGAATAGATACAATCGGAGTTATTGATAATACTGGTAAAGTCAAGCGGTATTGAAAGTTTTGGCGTTTGTATCTATGTGGGATACTTGTGACGTCTGGAAAATCAGTAGCGTTTGGCAAGTAAACGGGCCACAGAACTGCACCTTGGAGGATGCGGTTTTTTATCACTTTACTTGTTTCCAGGTAAATAGATAAGAGGCTGATTATGGAGATGTCAGTTTCATGCAGCGAACTTGATGAACGGGTCATCGATTTCACTGCGCAGGGGCTCGGTTATTGCATGTTGTAATAGCCTTACAGCGCTTGGTCTTTCCCGCTTTACTAGGGCGGGTCTTCAAAGGATGGATGAGCAATATGAAAACGGTCTTTACCACAGGCGAAGCCGCAAAGATTTGCAAAGTGAGTCAACAAACGATTATTCGCTGTTTTGATTCTGGCCAATTAAAGGGATTTCGTGTACCCGGCTCTCGCTTTCGTAGAATTCCTCGAGATGTCTTATTCAAGTTTATGAAAGACAATGGGATTCCCACTGATGCACTGGAAAGTGGAAAACGCAAAGCTCTGATCGTGGACGACGATGAAGAACTTGTAGAATTGATCCGCGATGTCCTGGATGCAGATTCTCGATTTGAAATCCGCGTTGCTAACAACGGTTTTGATGCCGGGATGATGGTCAAAGAGTATCACCCTGATATTATTATTCTGGATGTGATGCTACCTGACATCAACGGAAAAGAAGTCTGTCAACGAGTCCGCAGCGATTCTTCCATGGATGATGTAAAAATTATTTGCATCAGTGGTATGGTTGAAGCAGACAAGATTGACGATTTAAAAGCCGCTGGTGCAAATGACTTCATGCAGAAACCGTTTGAAGTCGAGCAACTGGCAGATCGGGTCTGTACGCTTCTGAATTTGGAATCCGTTCACGCTACTGGTTGATTCCAAAATGAACAGTCATCAGTTTCATGACGGTCGGATTTTTTTCCGGTCGTCGTGGATGCTGTTTCAGGGAGTATCAGATGTCGAGCGAAACCGGTGCCCTCAGCTTGGATTTGCCGGACGCGTATTATAGACGTCTGTTTGCATTGATTCCTGCGCGCTCACTGGAATCAATTCTCAACGCTCTGTCCACAGTCTGGTGTGAAGCAACAGGCGCAGATGCGGCCTATATTGCCGTCTTGCATCGCCGGTCACATCAATTGACGGGCAGCATCCATCGGGCTTCGCAGAATAATACGGAATATTTCATTCTGGATTCGATTCAACCGGCGCACTCTGGTTCGGAGCGTGCGCAGGCTGTTGATATCTTTGCGCAGGGGAGATCGTTTACGCTGATTTCCCCCGTACCATTCGAATATTATGCGATTCCCTCTGATCAAGCTGACGTCGCGGGTGTGTGCCTGTTTTCTTCGTTACAACTCGCGGAAAAACAGCCTCTCATGACACAGCTGGTAGAGTTGAGTCAGCGTCTGCTGGCTCAAGTGCTGGAACAGAAACCAGCTTTGTTGTCGGATACTGATGCGAAGGGCACTCCCGATTCAGAAGGGGAAAAGAAGCCGCCCGCAGAACATCGTGTGATACCCAGTATTGATAAACTGGAAGCGATGGCAGAATTCGCAGCCGGTGCCGGGCATGAAATCAATAATCCCGTAGCGACGATTGTGGGGCGCGTGCAGATGTTGTTAAAGGATGAGACAGATCCGGAACGCAGGCAGTCTCTGTCAACAATCGGCGGCCAGGCTTATCGCGTGCGCGATATGATTGGGGATGCGATGCTGTTTGGCAGACCACCTGTTCCGAACCCGAGTTTGCTCAATCTACAGAAAACAGCACAAGAAGTTCTGATCAGTCTGAACGAAACGATTTCCCAGTCCGGAATTCAGATCACAGTTGAGATTCCCGAATCACATTCGATCTGGGCCGATGAAGTGCAGTGGAAAGTTGTGTTGAGTAATCTACTGTTGAATAGCCTGAATGTGCTGGAGTCCGGCGGTCAGGTTCGGATTATTTCAGAAGAGTTGACGACCGGTGCGAGTCAAAGCCTGCATTTACGTGTGACTGATGATGGTCCAGGTTTAACAGACCAGGAACGGGAGCATTTATTTGACCCCTTCTTTTCTGCGAGACAAGCGGGGCGGGGCTTAGGGTTTGGGTTGTCAAAGTGCTGGCGGATTGTGTCGCTTCACGGAGGATCGATTGAAGCGGAAACTAATCCTGATCGTGGCGTGACATTTCATCTGATCTGGCCTGCGGAAAATCCTGCAGAGAGTAAAAACAAGTGACTTTTTGAAAATCATCGCTTGCGGATCAGTCGGGGATCGGTTTCAATATACCCAGCAGGACGTCTGGCAAGTTGATTTTTCGCGAACAGAATTTGCTTTGCCCCTATATTTTATCGATCAAGCAGCCTGAGGGACGATGGCGGCGATTCATTCCTTTCTGATAATTCTGACCAGCTTTTTAGGGCAGGCCGAGAAAATTTCGGATGTGCCTCTTAAAAAAGAGCCGGCAAGATATGCGATCGAAGCACCCGATGTGGTTGTGGTCGGGGTCCCTGTCAGCAAAGTTACGATCCGTGCACTCAATGTCAATGGCTCACTGGATACGACGTTTTCCGGTCATCCTCAACAGATCATTGGTATCGATTTGTGGATTGATGAAGTTGATACCGCTTTGCCACCATTCAAAGACGGCATTCTGGAGCTAAAGACAGACTTGGCCAAGAATCAAAAAGTCTTTGTGACTTCCGATACGATCGTCGTGGATCCGGATATTCGTGGGGCGGGGGCGCTGGAAGTCTATCGGATTTCTCGCTGGTTAAGTTTGCTGCCTCCGATTGTGGCTGTTGTTCTGGCGGTCTGGTTTCGAAATATCATATTGGCACTGTTGGTCAGTATCTGGTGTGGGGCTGTAATTTTAGCCCACGGGAATCTGTTTCTGGGCTTTGTGCATACCCTGGATACGTTTGTCATTCATGAAATTGTCGAGCCGGGGAGTACCGACAATTCTCATATGATGATCATATTGTTTACGATGTTCCTCGGTGCGATGGTTGGTGTGATGTCCGTCGGTGGGGGAACGGCAGCATTAGTGAACCGGCTTTCGCAGTATGCGACAAAACGCGAGCACAGTCAGCTCATGACCTGGTTCCTGGGACTGGTTGTCTTTTTTGATGATTATGCGAATTCGTTGCTGGTCGGCAGTTCGATGCGGCCTTTAACAGATCGTATGAAAGTCTCCCGCGAGAAGCTTGCATTCCTGGTTGACTCGACCGCCGCTCCCGTTTCGGGGATTGCGATTATTTCGACCTGGGTGGGAGTGGAAATCGGTTACATTGCCGACTCCTATGCCAGCCTGGGGATGGCAGAAGATTACTACACCACGTTTTTATATAGTCTGCCTTACCGTTTTTATCCGCTGCAATTACTGGCGTTCGTCTGGCTGGTTGCCTATCTGGGACACGATTTTGGTCCGATGTTGAAGGCCGAAGTGCGTACGATTGCCTTTAATCAGGTCATGCGGCCCGGGCGTTTCAATATTGTCGAAGCCGAATCGAGTGCAGAAAAAGGAGAGCTGGCTCACCGCCAGTTATTGCGGAATGCGTTGATTCCGTTATCTGTGTTGCTGGGGCTGGCAATGATCGGTCTGTGGTGGACGGGGACGATTGAAATCGAGCGTCTGAACCTGGAGCGTTTGCATCAAGGCGAATTGTTACTGGAGAAGAATTTACGGACGATTTTAGAGCATGCCTCACCCAATCGGGTCTTACTGATTTCTTCTTTTCTGGCTTCGATTGCTGCTGTTGCCAGTTGTAGCTTTTCCAAGTCGCTTTCACTGAATGAATGTGTCGAAGCCTGGTCAGTCGGTGCCAAAAGTATGTTTCTGGCAATTCTGATTCTGGTTTTGGCCTGGTCGGTGGCCACGGTTTGTGATGAGGACCATCTGAATACGGCAGGGGTTCTTGTTGAAATGCTCTCGGGGCATCTCTCTCCGAACTGGATGCCGACGATTACTTTTCTGCTGGCGGCAGCCGTGAGTTTTGCCACAGGGAGTTCCTGGTCTACGATGGGGCTTATAATGCCTTTATCAATTTCCGTCACCTATAGCTTGCTGGTCCCATTGAACGAAGCTGAGCCCAATCATCATCTGATGTTGGGGACCATTGGCGGCGTTCTGGCGGGAGCTATTTTTGGGGATCATTGTTCGCCCATCTCCGATACGACGGTGCTTTCATCGGCAGCGTCCGGGTCGGATCACCTGGATCACGTTCTCACACAAATGCCGTATGCAATGACTGTTGCCGTCGTTTCTGTTGTGTTCGGGTATATTCCGGTCGGTTTCGGCATTCAACCGTATATTCTTTTGCCGGTCGGTTTGATTGTCTTGTTTCTGATCCTGCAGTTTTATGGGCGTTCGGCGGAAGCGGAAGCGGAAGCGATTCTGGAGGCCGGGGTGACTGCTGAGGAATATAATCGTTCTAATGGTGGGGAGAGTGAGGAAAAAGATATAACCGATAAAGTTGATCCAGCATCCGAAGATCAGAAAGAGTCTGCAGAAGAGCCGGTAGAAGAGGCTTGAAACTGTGTTGTATCACGGATTTGTATGCTATAATTTCCCTATACTCCGTAAACTGGCAACTTGTTTGTTTTAATGTATAGGTGTCCCCCAGAATGCAGCCCCAGCAAAAACTCAGTGGAATTTTTACCCCGAATCTGGTTCCCTACGATTCCAAAGGCGAAATTAACGAGCCGGAATTACGACGCTACATCGATTGGCTCATTGAAAAAGGGGTTCACGGGCTTTATCCCAACGGTTCTACCGGCGAATTTACCCGTTTTACTCCCGAGGAACGGCGTCGGATTGTGGCGATCATTGCTGATCAGACCAAGGGGCGTGTGCCGATTTTAGCGGGAGCGGCGGAAGCCAACGTTCGCGAAACCATTAAAGCGTGCGAGTACTATCATGGCCTGGGCATTCGGGCCGTGGCGATTGTGGCTCCCTTTTATTACAAGCTGAGCCCCGCTTCGGTTTATGCCTATTTTAAGGAAATTGGCGATAATACTCCGATCGATGTGACCCTGTATAACATTCCGATGTTTGCCAGCCCGATCGATGTACCTACAATTCAGCGCCTTTCCGAAGAATGCGAAAAGATCGTGGCGATCAAAGATTCATCGGGAGATATCCCGAATATGATTCGTATGATTCAAGCCGTGCGTCCGAACCGTCCTGATTTTTCATTTCTGACCGGTTGGGATGCCGCTTTGATGCCGCTGCTGTTGAGCGGGGCTGATGGGGGAACGAATGCCAGTTCGGGAGTGGTTCCTGAACTGACGCGGAAGCTCTACGATTTGACGATGTCGGCTCAACTGGATGAAGCCCGCCGAGTGCAATATGACTTGTTGACTCTGTTTGACACGATGATTTACTCAGCCGAGTTTCCGGAAGGATTCCGGGCTGCTGTTGAACTGCGTGGTTTTCAAATGGGGCAGGGGCGACAACCGATTACCTCAGAGCAACAGACAGATATTTCCACATTAAGTCGAACGCTGCAGTGCATGTTGTCCCAACACGGCTTTACGAATGAGCCGATCGGCGGCTGTGCTACCGGAATCACGGAAGAGCTGGGCAGCAATGACGTGTCACAAATTGTGCAACACGTCGTTGCCGAACTCAACCGTCGGAATCTGATTTAGCCGATCATCAAAGTTTACGCTTCGAGTTGACCGCGGTAGTAGTCTGCGCCGGTTGTCAGTGCATCGTCCAGTTTGTCAGGATCTTTACCGCCGGCTTCTGCCATGTCAGGGCGCCCACCACCTCCGCCGCCGACCACTTTGGCGGCGGCTTTGACGCAATCGCCGGCTTTGAGGCCCTGTTTGACCAGGTCCTTGTTGACGGCTGCCATCAGGGCGACTTTGCCGTCAATCACCGTACCCAGGATGAGAGCGACCTGCTTGCCTTTTTTACGCAGAAGGTCTGCCAGTTCTCGCAGTTGATCGCGGGAAGCGTCCTGTGCATGGTAAGAGACGATTTTGACATCGTTGACTGTGGGTGCGCGTTCCAGCAGCTCCTCTGCGGTGCCCGACAGTGACTTGCTGGAATACTTCAAGAGTTGTTTTTTGGTGTCCCGTAATTCATCCTGAAGCTGCGCGATTCGCTGAGGCAGTTCATCGGGCCGGGGCACTTTAAGTTGTGCGGCAATTTCCTGAACCAGTTTCTCCGTGTTTCTGGTTTTCTCCAGGGCTTTGGAGCCGGTTAATGCGTGGATCCGGCGTACCCCTTTGGCGACGGGTTCTTCATTCACGATTTTGCAGAGTCCGACCTGTCCGGTGTTGGAGAGGTGGGTTCCCCCGCACAATTCAATACTGAAATCTCCCATTTGAACTACACGCACATTATCGGGATATTTTTCACCGAACAATGCCATTGCACCAAGATCACGGGCTTTCTGCAGTTTCATCAGTTCGGTACTGACAGTAGCGCCTTCGGAAATACGCTGATTGATGATGTCTTCAATCTGGCTGAGTTCTTTGGGAGTGAGTGCTTTGCTATGGGAGAAGTCAAAGCGAAGTGTGTCTTCTTCTACTTTGGAGCCCCGTTGCATGGCGTTTTCTCCCAGCACCGTTCGCAGTGCATGATGCAGCAGGTGGGTTGCCGAGTGAGCACGCTGGATGCCGGCGCGCCGTGTTTCAACTACCGTTGCTTTGAGAGTTTGTCCCAGATTGAGCTGGCCTTCTAACAGGTGGCCCAGATGCAGAGTCAATCCCCCATTTTTCTGGGTGTTGATAACTTCAAATTTGACTCCGTCTGCTTCCATGAAACCAGTATCGCCTACCTGACCGCCGGCTTCTGCATAGAAGGGGGTTTCGTCAAGGACGATAGCAACGGGGTGGGCGTGCCCTTTTTCCACGACGGACTCGACCAGACGGTCTTCTGCGATAATTCCAACGACTTTTCCTTCGGCTTCTGTGGTTTCGTAACCTTTGAAGATGGTATCGCTGGTTGTTTTATGCAGTGCTGTGAGCGGACCTTCTGACATCACCGAGTTTGCAAAGGCGTTTCTGCCGCTATCTTTCTGATGTCGATCCATCAGGGTATTGAATTCATTGCGATTCACGGCAATATTATTTTTGGCAGCCAGGGCTTCAGTCAGTTCAATCAAAAATCCGTCTGTCTGGTGTAGATCGAAAGCGTCTTCGCCCGAAATTTCGGACTTGCCTTCCTGTTCTGCTTTCTTCAGGAACCCAGCGAAACGGGTGAGTCCTTTTTCAATGACGTCCAGAAACTGTTCTTCTTCGTCTTTGATTGTGTTCTGAACATTTTTAACTGTTTTGACGATGTCCGGGTAGGGCGTTTTCATAATTTCAACGACCGCAGGTACCAGCTGATACAGGAAGGGTTCATTTTTACCAAGCAGATAACCTTCGAGAAGCGCGCGTCTGAGTAATTGACGTACGACATAGCTTTCTTTGAGACTGCCGGGATTGACCCCTTCATGGATACTGAAAGTAATGGCGCGGACATGGTCAGAGATACGACGAATGGGGCGTCCTTCGGGGGCTTCAAACTTGTAGGACGTGCCGACGGTATCAGCAGCTGCCAGGCAGAGTTGTTTGAGCGTATCGATTTCAAAGTTACTGGGGACTCCCTGCAGAACCGATGCGGTTCGTTCGAGCCCCATGCCGGTATCAATGTTTTGTTTTGGGAGTGGCTTCAGGTTATCGGGTGGATCTCCCACGCGGTTGAATTGCGTGAAGACCAGGTTCCAGATTTCGACGTTGTCCTTGCCGCCATTGGGGTGATAGAAAATTTCACTACACGGGCCACAGACGCCATCCGGGCCTAACGAAGGTGCGCCGGCGGGCCAGAAGTTTTCGTGTTCATTTTCACGGCTGATGCGATTGGCGGGGAGCTTGATTTCGTCGTGCCAGATATTGTAGGCTTCGTCATCTTCTTTGTAGACGGTGACCGACAGCAGGCTTGGATCGAGACCCAGCCATTTTTTATCGGTCAGATATTCCCAGGCCCAGTGAATGGCTTCGCGTTTGAAATAATCTCCGAACGAGAAGTTACCCAGCATTTCAAAAAACGTGTGATGATAGGCGGTGACGCCGACATTCTGAATATCACCCGTACGGAGACACATCTGGCACGTTGTGGCGCGCGTGAATTCGAGTTTGCCCACACCCAGGAACTGATCTTTAAACTGGTTCATCCCGGCGGGGGTAAATAACACGCTGGGGTCATCGCGTGGAACCAGGACATCGGATGGTCTTCTGACACAACCTTTTTCTTCAAAGAAGGAAAGATAACTCTCGCGAAGTTCGTCTGTTTTCATTGTTTTTTGATTGCTTCTTGGGGAGAAAGGATCACCTTTCGGCCATCCAAAAGTTGTAATGTTACTGGTGAATCGTTTACCTTTTGTATTTCCCGGTAAAACGATTCCGGCATCCTGACCATCTGGTTATTAATATGGCTGATAAAGTTTCCCTCTTTGAGGCCAGCCTGTTGTGCAGGGCTTTCCGGAGCGACATGCGTCACGACGACCGCAGGTGGGTAACTGAACGGACTGAAGGTAAATTTCTTGCGCGCCGTAGGATAATCAACTCTAAGTCCGCGCCAGAGAGGGTGCTGAAACTGAGTTTGAACAATTCCCTCATCATCCGCCACTGGCCATTTTCCTAGTTTCACTGTCAGAGTCAACTCATGCGGTTTTTTTCCTCTCAAGATTTGGAGCTTTACTTCCTTTCCCGCGCCTGCCTTGCCTACTTCCCGCATCAAGTCGAAATCACGGGTCAGTTTTTGTCCGTCGATCGAGAGAATCAGGTCGCCTGGCAGCATGCCGGCGATTTGGGCAGGGGAGTACTGTTTGACGCTTTCGGCTTTCACATAATAGGGCTCTTGCAGCACGGAATTCCGTGCGAAGAGATGCCTTGCCTGATTTTGTTCAATGGTCCGGGGATAGATACCTAAAAAACCGTATTCGGCTTCCATGCCCGCGGCAAGTCGGTTGATAATCCGCAGGGTTGCTTTGTCAATCGGAATGGCATAGCCCGTCGACTTTTCATAACCCTCTAATGCGGCGAGAGAGGTGGTTACGCCGATTAGATTTCCATCAAGGTCCAGTAAGGCACCGCCACTGGTACCGAGGTCGAGGTGTGTGTCGACCTGTAATAATGTTCCAAAGTGGTGCAGCGTTTCTTCTTTATCCAGTTCCTGATTTAAAAAATTTTTGAAGACCGGCACCGGGTAACGATGAAAATTGCTGACGATTCCCCAACTTGCACTGGGTGAGCCATCACGGGCGATGGCATAGGGATTTCCCAAGGCAATCACAAACTGGCCTTTGCGAATTGCTTCGGTGCTTCCGTATTTGATGGGATTGAGAGAGCGAGGGCTATTACTGGAAAGTCCTTTAGCTGGTGTGAGGACAGCCAGATCACTGCGCGGATCCGCGGCGATCAGTTCTGCATAAAATCCCTGTCGGTTGGCGGCGTGCACATAAATTCGATTTTCCGAAATGGCTTTCTGCCCTGCAACCGGTCCGCCCTCTGTGAGATGGTAGTTTGTCAGTATCAATACCCGATTCTGTTTTGTCGGGTCTGGAATGAGAATTCCTGCTCCAAATTCATTGGGGATAAAATTCAGGTTTTTCGGATCTTGCGATAAATTTAATCCCTGATTCGGATCCAGACCGAAGGGGGCGGGAATCCGCGATTGAATCTGTTGGCGTTTCGTTTTGATTTTTGAAATGGCGACGACCGACTGCTCCGATTTTTCAATAGCTCGTACCAGTTGCTGTTGAACGGCAAAGGCTATGGCCCGGGCATCCGGTTGTTGCGCATAGAGTAGCTGGGTTTGGAAAGAGAGCAGTATATACAGCCCGATCAGGAATGCGATGAATGGCACGACATGACTGCGAGCAAATTGTAATGGTTGAGCATTGAACATGCATTGACCTGGATTGAATCAAAGGGAAATGTATCTGCGATACAGGTGAACTTGTTTCAAGTCAGCCCGACGTTGCTGATTTCTGATTTTACTCTGTTTTTGGGTATAACCCAATGCAAAACGACCTTGAATACCACTTCTGGCATCAAGGTCGTTTATGCGTCTACTGATGAATGAGTTGCGTTTACTGGACGTTAACGAAATCAGGCTTCGACCGCTTCCGGCTGGGAAGAGGGAACAAGCCCTTTTGCTTCCAGAACTTTCTGTTTGATTTCCTGGCAGATATCAGGGTTCTCTTCCAGCACGACCTTGGAACGGTCGCGACCTTGTCCGAGACGTGTTTCTCCGTAGCTGAACCAGCTTCCGGCCTTTTTGACAATTTTATTTTCGACGGCAAGATCCAGCAGGTCCAGTTCAAAGTTAATTCCGCCCGTCGTGAGCATATCGAATTCGGCGATGCGGAACGGAGGGGCGATCTTATTTTTGACGATCTTGGCTTTCATACGAATGCCGGTAACCGTATCGCCGTCTTTCAGAGTCGCGATGCGGCGGACATCGACACGAACTGAGCTGTAAAACTTCAGGGCACGACCGCCGGGCGTCGTTTCGGGGCTGCCGAACATGACGCCAATTTTCTCACGAATCTGATTGATGAAAATCACAGTCGTTTTCGATTTGGAAATCGCGCCGGTTAACTTTCGCATGGCTTGACTCATCATGCGCGCCTGTAGACCAACGTGTGTATCGCCGATCTCACCATCCAGTTCAGCTTTCGGAACCAGAGCGGCAACCGAGTCCACGACAATGACGTCAACGGAATTCGATTTGATCAGCATTTCGGCAATCTGCAGTCCTTCTTCACCATAGGTGGGTTGGCTGACCAGAAGTTCCGAAATGTTAACGCCGAGTTTCTTGGCCCAGACGGGATCCAGTGCATGCTCGGCATCGATAAAGGCGGCGATGCCCCCTTCTTTTTGGGCATTGGCAATCACATGTAATGCGAGCGTGGTTTTCCCACTCGATTCAGGGCCGTACAGCTCAATGATACGACCGCGGGGAAAGCCTTTGCCGCCCAGTGCCAGGTCGAGTGAGAGCGCGCCGCTGGCAATCGAGGGAACGGCCTGGGCGTTATCGCCCGTCAGTTTCATGATAGCGCCTTTGCCGAACGCCTGCTCAATTTGTCCCAGAGCGTTGGTGAGCATTCCTTCGGAGTCACCAGAGCCGTTATTCTTAGTGGGAGGGGGAGTTGCAGCTCGTTTTGATCGTGCTTTTGCAGCCATTGAGGTCTTCCTTCAATAATATGGCATTTGCCCCGCAAATGAGTTCGAGTTCGTCAGGCGAAGCAAGTGCCTAATTTATCGAGAATTGCGGGGACGCTATTATTGAACGCCGTCTCGACCCATGGATTCTAAAAGAAGTATCTATTGTGAACTAATATATACTAGTTAGTTTTTCTTCTGCCACAATAGAAAACATGAGACATTTTTATCTGTCGGCAATTATTTCAGAATTTCCCCAGTCTGAAAAGGAATAAATGGAGGGAAAGCTTTGAAAATTCACAATAAGCTCAGTCAGAGCCGGACTGGGTTTCTTTTTCAATCAGCATGCCCAGATACGACGTGCGGATGGGATGAGTCATTCCCAGATAAGCAGCCAGTTCAATGATGGCATTATCTGCTTCCTGGAGTTCCGACTCTTCTGCCAGGAGCTCTATTTCTGCAAACAGGCCCAGTCCTTCGACTTCATCGATGGTGATTTCAAAGGCGCGCTGCTGATGCTGACAGGTAAAGGGAGTCCGCCGTTTGCGGACACTTCTCAAAGGATGAAATCCCAGTAGCTCCAGCATTTCAGTCAGTTGTTCGAAGGCAGACTGGCCGGATTCAAATGCCAGCTCGATTTCTTTGCGTATTTTGCTGACCGTGTTCCGCTTGGGACCTTTATAGGTGACCCGATTCTCAGAGCCGATGCGGCGGATGCGAAAGGCTTCGTCCGTTTCAGCAAAATTTCGTACGGGGTG
This window of the Gimesia fumaroli genome carries:
- a CDS encoding response regulator, producing the protein MKTVFTTGEAAKICKVSQQTIIRCFDSGQLKGFRVPGSRFRRIPRDVLFKFMKDNGIPTDALESGKRKALIVDDDEELVELIRDVLDADSRFEIRVANNGFDAGMMVKEYHPDIIILDVMLPDINGKEVCQRVRSDSSMDDVKIICISGMVEADKIDDLKAAGANDFMQKPFEVEQLADRVCTLLNLESVHATG
- the mnmG gene encoding tRNA uridine-5-carboxymethylaminomethyl(34) synthesis enzyme MnmG, which translates into the protein MSQSVTYDYDVVVVGAGHAGCEAALASARLGAKTALLTMNCDTVGQMSCNPAIGGVAKGQIVREIDALGGEMGRVIDETGIQFRMLNLSKGPAMHSPRAQADKKAYQFSMKWKVEQQDHLALRQEIVKSLMVEQGRITGVQVHGEALYRAKAVILTTGTFLQAIMHTGEAKTKGGRAGEGTTGTLSDSLAELGFELQRFKTGTPARLNGRTIDFSVLEEQPGDENPQPFSYMTEKINQPQMSCFLTETNEHVHRLINENLHRAPMYSGQINSTGPRYCPSIEDKVVRFSERNSHQIFLEPEGRYTNEYYCNGISTSLPRDVQDEMIHSIRGLEKTEIMRYGYAVEYDFATPTQLKPTLETKTVEGLYFAGQLNGTTGYEEAAGQGLLAGLNAALKIAGKEDLVLDRNEAYLGVLIDDLVTKGVDEPYRMFTSRAEFRLLLRQDNADRRMTPIGRRVGSVGEERWQKYQAYEAEIAQIIEFIRSTRYQGNSLEEWLRRQDIGWNEICEFAPALKALSLSDRAIQQTLIEVQYAGYIRRQTAEIEKQKNVETLHIPDHIDYQLVPNLRNEAKEKLSRVKPRNIGQAGRISGLTPADLTVLVLYLNSASRIAT
- a CDS encoding Na+/H+ antiporter NhaC family protein — protein: MAAIHSFLIILTSFLGQAEKISDVPLKKEPARYAIEAPDVVVVGVPVSKVTIRALNVNGSLDTTFSGHPQQIIGIDLWIDEVDTALPPFKDGILELKTDLAKNQKVFVTSDTIVVDPDIRGAGALEVYRISRWLSLLPPIVAVVLAVWFRNIILALLVSIWCGAVILAHGNLFLGFVHTLDTFVIHEIVEPGSTDNSHMMIILFTMFLGAMVGVMSVGGGTAALVNRLSQYATKREHSQLMTWFLGLVVFFDDYANSLLVGSSMRPLTDRMKVSREKLAFLVDSTAAPVSGIAIISTWVGVEIGYIADSYASLGMAEDYYTTFLYSLPYRFYPLQLLAFVWLVAYLGHDFGPMLKAEVRTIAFNQVMRPGRFNIVEAESSAEKGELAHRQLLRNALIPLSVLLGLAMIGLWWTGTIEIERLNLERLHQGELLLEKNLRTILEHASPNRVLLISSFLASIAAVASCSFSKSLSLNECVEAWSVGAKSMFLAILILVLAWSVATVCDEDHLNTAGVLVEMLSGHLSPNWMPTITFLLAAAVSFATGSSWSTMGLIMPLSISVTYSLLVPLNEAEPNHHLMLGTIGGVLAGAIFGDHCSPISDTTVLSSAASGSDHLDHVLTQMPYAMTVAVVSVVFGYIPVGFGIQPYILLPVGLIVLFLILQFYGRSAEAEAEAILEAGVTAEEYNRSNGGESEEKDITDKVDPASEDQKESAEEPVEEA
- a CDS encoding sensor histidine kinase, with the protein product MSSETGALSLDLPDAYYRRLFALIPARSLESILNALSTVWCEATGADAAYIAVLHRRSHQLTGSIHRASQNNTEYFILDSIQPAHSGSERAQAVDIFAQGRSFTLISPVPFEYYAIPSDQADVAGVCLFSSLQLAEKQPLMTQLVELSQRLLAQVLEQKPALLSDTDAKGTPDSEGEKKPPAEHRVIPSIDKLEAMAEFAAGAGHEINNPVATIVGRVQMLLKDETDPERRQSLSTIGGQAYRVRDMIGDAMLFGRPPVPNPSLLNLQKTAQEVLISLNETISQSGIQITVEIPESHSIWADEVQWKVVLSNLLLNSLNVLESGGQVRIISEELTTGASQSLHLRVTDDGPGLTDQEREHLFDPFFSARQAGRGLGFGLSKCWRIVSLHGGSIEAETNPDRGVTFHLIWPAENPAESKNK